In Engraulis encrasicolus isolate BLACKSEA-1 chromosome 15, IST_EnEncr_1.0, whole genome shotgun sequence, the following proteins share a genomic window:
- the crygmx gene encoding crystallin, gamma MX, translating to SVCLQITFYEEQNFQGRHYECEGDCSEMHEHLARCNSIKVDSGCWMAYEKPDYMGYQYMLNKGENKGEYPDLQHWAAFNDRIRSCRMVPSYSGKYHIKLFEGSDFRGAAKELTEDCPDLTEHVPSRSVSSVEVSDGYWTLHEHSHYRGRQFFLQPGQYRRFHEWGSTQPYFGSIKRLTDLA from the exons tctgtgtgtctccagaTAACCTTCTACGAGGAGCAAAACTTCCAAGGCCGGCACTACGAGTGCGAGGGCGACTGCTCAGAGATGCACGAGCACCTGGCGCGCTGCAACTCCATCAAGGTGGACAGCGGCTGCTGGATGGCCTACGAGAAGCCCGACTACATGGGCTACCAGTACATGCTGAACAAGGGCGAGAACAAGGGAGAGTACCCTGACCTGCAGCACTGGGCAGCCTTCAACGACCGCATCCGTTCCTGTCGCATGGTACCATCG TACAGCGGCAAGTACCACATCAAGCTGTTTGAGGGCTCGGACTTCCGCGGGGCGGCCAAGGAGCTGACGGAGGACTGCCCCGACCTGACGGAGCACGTGCCCAGCCGCAGCGTGTCCTCGGTGGAG GTGAGCGATGGCTACTGGACGCTGCATGAGCATTCGCACTACCGCGGCCGCCAGTTCTTCCTGCAGCCGGGCCAGTACCGCCGCTTCCACGAGTGGGGCAGCACCCAGCCCTACTTCGGATCCATCAAACGCCTCACCGACCTCGCCTGA
- the crygmxl2 gene encoding crystallin, gamma MX, like 2 — MGKIVFYEGRNYQGRFWECNGDCTDTFNHFNCCNSIRVMGGHWVMYERPNYGGYQYIMGKGDYPEFNCWMGFNNCIRSCQMVSPYRGAYRMRTYNRPNLSGNMMEFMEDCPNTFDRFGHHNIFSSHVIEGSWVFYEHPNYRGRQFFLRPGEYRGCSDWGCFNPMVGSFRRMRHYPM, encoded by the exons ATGGGAAAG ATTGTCTTCTACGAGGGCCGTAACTACCAGGGCCGCTTCTGGGAGTGCAATGGGGACTGCACAGACACCTTCAACCACTTCAACTGCTGCAACTCCATCCGCGTCATGGGCGGCCACTGG GTGATGTATGAGAGGCCCAACTATGGTGGCTACCAGTACATCATGGGCAAGGGAGACTACCCTGAGTTCAACTGCTGGATGGGCTTCAACAACTGCATCCGCTCCTGCCAGATGGTCTCCCCC TACAGAGGAGCCTACCGCATGAGGACCTACAACCGCCCCAACCTGTCGGGCAACATGATGGAGTTCATGGAGGACTGCCCCAACACCTTCGACCGTTTTGGCCACCACAACATCTTCTCCAGCCACGTCATCGAGGGCTCCTGGGTGTTCTACGAGCACCCCAACTACAGGGGGCGCCAGTTCTTCCTGCGTCCCGGAGAGTACCGCGGCTGCTCCGACTGGGGCTGCTTCAACCCCATGGTGGGCTCCTTCCGCCGCATGAGGCACTATCCCATGTAA